In the genome of Sporichthyaceae bacterium, one region contains:
- a CDS encoding ABC transporter ATP-binding protein, with the protein MAANTDGLVVSEVSVRYGGHLAVDRISLDAPKGRITGLIGPNGAGKTTTFNACSGLLRPTSGTVTLFGEDVTAKSAHHRAQRGLGRTFQRMELFDSLTVAENVALGREAGLAASKPWRHVFGSRSDASLVARSVDEAVDACGIRSFVTRRPADLSTGQRRLVELARCISGGFQIMLLDEPSSGLDKAETERFGEILRSLVRDRGVGILIVEHDMALVMSTCDYIHVLDFGKPIFEGTAAEVGSSDLVRAAYLGSEAVQIAVEEAAG; encoded by the coding sequence GTGGCGGCAAACACTGACGGTCTGGTGGTCAGCGAGGTTTCGGTTCGCTACGGCGGTCACCTGGCCGTGGACCGGATCAGCCTGGACGCGCCGAAGGGTCGGATCACCGGTCTGATCGGGCCGAACGGGGCGGGTAAGACCACCACGTTCAACGCCTGCTCGGGCCTGCTGCGCCCGACCTCGGGCACTGTCACATTGTTCGGTGAGGACGTCACCGCGAAGTCCGCGCACCACCGCGCGCAGCGCGGACTGGGCCGCACGTTCCAGCGCATGGAGCTGTTCGACTCCCTCACCGTGGCGGAGAACGTGGCGCTGGGCCGGGAGGCCGGGCTGGCCGCGTCCAAGCCGTGGCGGCACGTCTTCGGCAGTCGCTCGGACGCGAGCCTGGTGGCGCGCAGCGTGGACGAAGCGGTGGACGCCTGCGGCATCCGTTCGTTCGTGACCCGCCGCCCGGCGGACCTGTCCACCGGTCAGCGCCGGCTGGTGGAGCTCGCCCGCTGCATCTCCGGCGGCTTCCAGATCATGCTGCTCGACGAACCCTCCTCCGGTCTGGACAAGGCCGAGACCGAGCGGTTCGGAGAGATCCTGCGTTCGCTGGTGCGCGACCGGGGCGTGGGCATCCTGATCGTCGAGCACGACATGGCGCTGGTCATGTCCACCTGTGACTACATCCACGTGCTCGACTTCGGTAAGCCGATCTTCGAGGGCACCGCGGCCGAGGTCGGCTCCTCCGACCTGGTGCGCGCCGCCTACCTGGGCAGCGAGGCCGTGCAGATCGCGGTCGAGGAAGCGGCCGGCTGA